The Rhodocytophaga rosea genome has a segment encoding these proteins:
- a CDS encoding ROK family protein: MAKPLWGIDLGGTKIEGVVLQPEAKPNVLARLRIPTESARGYEHIISQIKKVIGMLSVQTGLQPELIRICTPGTLDPITQTLKNSNTQCLNGKPFKQDLEQALQISIRIANDANCFALAEANMGVVQEILPKAEVVFGVILGTGVDGGVVVHNKVINGRQGIGGEWGHNVLDVSGGPCYCGKTGCVEKVISGPALENYYQSISGKTYVCQK, encoded by the coding sequence ATGGCAAAACCACTTTGGGGCATAGATCTAGGAGGGACCAAAATCGAAGGCGTTGTATTACAACCGGAAGCAAAACCCAATGTATTAGCACGTCTCCGCATCCCCACAGAATCTGCCAGAGGATATGAACACATTATCAGTCAGATAAAAAAAGTGATAGGAATGCTGTCGGTGCAAACCGGCCTACAGCCAGAATTAATAAGAATCTGCACACCCGGAACTTTAGACCCTATTACCCAGACGTTGAAAAACAGCAATACGCAGTGTCTGAACGGAAAACCTTTTAAACAGGATTTAGAGCAGGCTTTACAAATTTCTATACGTATTGCCAATGATGCCAACTGTTTTGCGCTCGCAGAAGCCAATATGGGAGTCGTACAAGAGATACTACCTAAAGCAGAAGTGGTTTTTGGTGTAATACTAGGCACTGGTGTAGACGGGGGAGTAGTCGTACACAATAAAGTAATCAATGGCAGGCAAGGTATTGGCGGCGAATGGGGGCATAATGTGCTGGATGTATCTGGCGGCCCTTGCTATTGTGGGAAAACGGGATGTGTAGAAAAGGTGATTTCTGGTCCGGCACTAGAAAATTATTATCAGTCGATTAGCGGAAAAACTTACGTTTGCCAGAAATAG
- a CDS encoding SRPBCC domain-containing protein, giving the protein MKTVRTEITIHAPAEKIWNILMDFEQYPYWNPFIKKISGEKKQHGKLEAFIQPEGQSGMRFRPTIQKYEPNREFQWLGNLWFSGIFDGRHSFKLIPLENGSTLFIHAEQFTGLLVTPLWRMLYAPTLKGFESMNVALKQRAETL; this is encoded by the coding sequence ATGAAAACTGTCAGAACAGAAATCACCATTCATGCACCAGCCGAAAAAATATGGAATATCCTTATGGATTTTGAGCAGTATCCTTACTGGAATCCTTTTATTAAAAAGATCAGTGGCGAGAAAAAACAGCATGGAAAATTAGAGGCCTTTATACAGCCGGAAGGACAAAGCGGCATGAGGTTTAGACCTACCATTCAGAAGTACGAACCCAACCGGGAATTCCAATGGCTGGGCAATCTGTGGTTTTCTGGTATTTTCGATGGGCGGCATAGCTTTAAACTTATACCTCTGGAAAATGGCAGTACGCTCTTTATTCATGCCGAGCAATTTACCGGCTTGCTGGTAACCCCACTATGGAGAATGTTGTATGCTCCTACATTAAAAGGCTTCGAAAGTATGAACGTTGCGCTCAAGCAACGGGCTGAAACGCTGTAG
- a CDS encoding DEAD/DEAH box helicase, producing MKKLRFDELSLSEEIQKAVADMGFVEASPIQSEAIPYILDGRDVIGQAQTGTGKTAAFGIPALEMVDTSQKNVQVLVLCPTRELAVQVADEFKKLSKYRKDIHSVAIYGGENIEKQITALRRGVHIVIGTPGRVMDHMERRTLNLENVRMMVLDEADEMLDMGFREDIESILEQVPDERQTIFFSATMSKPIMTLTKKYQVNPQLVKVVKNELTANNIEQLFYEVKPKAKVEVMARLIDMYNLKLILVFCNTKMKVDELVEDLQIRGYQAEGLHGDLRQQQRNNVMAKFRAGATNILVATDVAARGIDVEDVDAVFNFDIPLDEEYYVHRIGRTGRAGKSGKAFSFVVGREIQRLREIQAYTKVKIERGVIPSYEDIVGVKKAKFIEKIKETISEGGLDIFADMIDQLHHAGLSNEDIILGLIKMNMGVQKNEFADMDLSGDDRSERRERRGGERERFGDRGRREDRGGSRDGRSSGRGVRENDRSTNASMVRLFINIGRDQKVRPGDIVGAIAGETGIAGNAIGSIDIYDKFSFVEVPKTDVRKVLELMDNNSIKGKKVNIEIAKQ from the coding sequence ATGAAAAAACTAAGATTTGATGAACTCTCTCTGTCCGAAGAAATACAAAAAGCAGTGGCAGATATGGGGTTCGTTGAGGCTTCTCCGATACAATCGGAAGCCATCCCCTATATTCTCGACGGGAGAGATGTAATCGGTCAGGCGCAAACCGGAACAGGTAAAACAGCCGCTTTTGGTATTCCCGCCCTGGAAATGGTAGACACCAGCCAGAAAAATGTGCAGGTGCTGGTTCTTTGCCCTACCCGTGAACTTGCTGTTCAGGTGGCAGATGAATTTAAAAAACTCTCCAAATACCGCAAAGACATACATTCGGTAGCCATTTATGGAGGAGAAAATATTGAAAAACAGATTACTGCGCTCAGAAGAGGTGTACACATTGTAATTGGTACCCCAGGCCGGGTAATGGACCATATGGAACGCAGAACCCTGAATCTGGAAAACGTACGCATGATGGTTCTTGATGAAGCCGACGAAATGCTTGATATGGGATTCCGGGAAGATATTGAAAGTATTCTGGAACAGGTGCCGGATGAGAGGCAGACTATCTTCTTTTCAGCTACGATGTCTAAGCCTATTATGACATTAACCAAAAAATACCAGGTGAATCCACAGCTGGTAAAAGTGGTAAAGAATGAGCTGACAGCTAATAACATTGAGCAATTATTCTATGAGGTGAAACCTAAAGCCAAAGTAGAAGTAATGGCCCGCCTGATAGATATGTACAACCTGAAGTTGATATTAGTGTTCTGTAACACTAAAATGAAGGTGGATGAACTGGTAGAAGACCTACAGATCAGAGGGTATCAGGCAGAGGGTTTACATGGGGACTTACGCCAGCAGCAGCGGAACAATGTAATGGCTAAATTCCGGGCTGGAGCCACTAATATTCTGGTAGCTACCGACGTAGCCGCCCGTGGTATTGATGTGGAAGATGTAGATGCTGTATTCAATTTTGATATTCCGTTGGATGAAGAATACTATGTACACCGCATTGGCCGGACAGGGCGTGCCGGTAAATCCGGTAAAGCATTTTCGTTTGTGGTAGGCCGTGAAATTCAGCGTTTACGTGAAATTCAGGCATATACCAAAGTAAAAATCGAGCGGGGCGTAATTCCTTCCTATGAAGATATTGTAGGGGTAAAAAAAGCCAAGTTCATCGAAAAAATCAAAGAAACCATATCAGAAGGTGGCCTGGATATATTTGCAGATATGATCGACCAATTGCACCATGCCGGTTTAAGCAATGAGGATATTATTCTCGGCCTGATCAAAATGAATATGGGCGTTCAGAAAAATGAATTTGCCGATATGGACCTGAGCGGTGATGACCGTTCGGAAAGAAGGGAAAGAAGAGGAGGCGAACGCGAAAGATTCGGAGACAGAGGCCGCCGGGAAGACCGTGGTGGTAGCCGGGATGGCCGCAGCAGCGGCAGAGGTGTCCGTGAAAATGACCGTTCTACCAATGCTTCCATGGTTCGGTTATTCATTAACATAGGTCGTGACCAGAAAGTACGTCCGGGAGATATTGTGGGAGCGATCGCTGGAGAAACTGGTATTGCCGGAAATGCCATCGGCAGTATTGATATTTACGATAAGTTTTCTTTTGTAGAAGTTCCTAAAACGGATGTACGCAAAGTACTGGAGCTAATGGATAACAATTCAATCAAAGGCAAAAAGGTAAATATTGAAATAGCCAAGCAATAA
- a CDS encoding ROK family protein — translation MPEIVQNYYLGTDEQATIILQRLIHNFGKAISVVINILDPDVIVLGGGVGNIDLLYSAGVEEVKKYVFNNRLNTIFAKPSLGDSAGVFGAAMLVS, via the coding sequence TTGCCAGAAATAGTGCAAAACTATTACCTAGGCACTGATGAACAGGCAACGATTATCTTGCAACGTTTGATACACAATTTTGGTAAAGCGATCTCAGTTGTAATTAATATTTTAGACCCAGACGTGATTGTATTAGGCGGCGGCGTTGGAAACATTGATTTACTGTATTCAGCCGGTGTAGAAGAAGTAAAAAAGTATGTATTCAATAATCGCCTCAATACCATTTTTGCAAAACCCAGCTTAGGTGATAGCGCCGGGGTTTTTGGTGCAGCTATGCTGGTATCTTGA
- a CDS encoding endonuclease/exonuclease/phosphatase family protein has protein sequence MSLFLLFLFTSFFIQSVVAQKNTPLKVASYNLRYNTPNDGVNAWPNRKEQVKALINYHEFDIFGVQEALRGQLNDLAESNKFAFTGKGRDDGKEAGEHSAIFYKKDRFKLIQSGDFWLSETPEKPSLGWDATCCNRICSWAKFTDLQTKKDFYYFSVHFDHQGVKARQESGKLMVQKIKEIAKNAPVVCVGDLNSTPDTEQVKLIQTLLNDSYQVTKVPPYGPVGTFNGFKFDAPMENRIDYIFVSKNIQVLSYAALSDSKEQRYPSDHLPVVAKIIIP, from the coding sequence ATGTCCCTGTTTTTACTCTTTTTGTTTACTTCTTTCTTCATACAAAGCGTTGTTGCTCAGAAAAATACGCCTTTGAAAGTTGCTTCTTACAACCTGCGCTATAATACGCCCAACGATGGCGTGAATGCCTGGCCAAACCGGAAAGAGCAGGTGAAGGCATTAATCAATTACCATGAATTTGATATTTTTGGAGTACAGGAAGCTTTAAGAGGTCAGCTCAATGACTTAGCGGAAAGTAATAAATTTGCTTTTACAGGCAAAGGCCGGGACGATGGCAAAGAGGCGGGAGAACATTCGGCTATATTTTATAAGAAAGACAGATTTAAATTAATCCAGTCAGGAGATTTCTGGTTAAGCGAAACACCAGAGAAACCTTCTCTGGGCTGGGATGCCACTTGCTGTAACCGGATTTGTTCATGGGCAAAATTCACCGATCTGCAAACCAAAAAAGACTTTTACTACTTTAGTGTACACTTTGACCACCAGGGCGTGAAAGCCCGGCAGGAATCCGGGAAATTAATGGTGCAAAAAATAAAGGAAATTGCCAAAAATGCACCGGTCGTCTGCGTAGGCGATCTCAATTCAACGCCTGACACTGAGCAGGTCAAACTCATACAAACGCTGCTTAACGATTCCTACCAGGTTACCAAAGTGCCTCCTTACGGGCCAGTCGGCACATTTAATGGATTCAAGTTTGATGCACCCATGGAAAACCGCATTGATTACATTTTTGTAAGCAAAAATATACAGGTACTCTCTTACGCTGCCTTATCTGATTCCAAAGAACAACGTTATCCTTCTGATCATCTGCCGGTAGTAGCAAAAATAATTATTCCTTAG
- a CDS encoding protein-disulfide reductase DsbD family protein — protein sequence MRRFSPLIFLLLITTVTAWAQVLKPAKWTYDVSKKEVKAGEQTELIFYATIDKDWYLYSSDFDPELGPQVTTFKFKPNDTYQLVGDIKPVKPKKKYSDIFDGDYTYFTGKGEFRQAVKILKNNPKIEASYVYQVCSDIDGKCIPFEDEYSFTNIKFVADAGSTSSDGSQLSNASTENTETVNGSADTKSPNVGDEGTDKVAETPKAEEVKPAPAITSSRVTMPADNDPYSLATFMVFAFLAGLAALLTPCVFPMIPMTVTFFTNHSGTRKQGITKALIYGLSIIVLYVLIGTLVSLINGPAFANFVSTHWLPNVFFFLIFIVFALSFLGLFDLTLPGSVITKVDAQADKGGLIGVFFMAFTIVLVSFSCTGPLVGSILVESAGGMVVKPVAGMFAFSLAFALPFSLFAIFPQWLSSLPKSGGWLNSVKVVLGFLELALALKFLSIADQVYHWGILDREVFLAFWIVIFSLIGFYLLGKIRMPHDSEVKTVSVPRAILAILTFTFVVYLIPGMYGAPLKALAGYLPPQTTQDFDLNTPSRGLLASNTNALTEKPKYDDTFKLPHGLQGFFDYKQGLAYAQKVNKPVFIDFTGHGCANCREMEARVWSDPSVLSRLSNEYVVIALYVDDKSELPESEWYTSTYDNKVKKTIGAQNADLQITKFNNNAQPFYTLLNHDGELLVPATAYDLNAKNFIAFLDSGIEQFKSGSTMPVSNPITSRVP from the coding sequence GATATTTTTGTTGTTGATAACGACCGTAACTGCCTGGGCTCAGGTATTAAAACCGGCTAAATGGACGTATGATGTTTCTAAAAAAGAGGTAAAAGCTGGTGAGCAAACGGAACTGATATTTTATGCCACCATTGATAAAGACTGGTATCTGTATTCTTCTGACTTTGACCCTGAACTGGGCCCTCAGGTAACTACATTTAAGTTTAAGCCCAATGATACCTATCAGCTGGTAGGAGACATAAAGCCAGTGAAGCCTAAGAAAAAGTATAGTGACATTTTTGATGGTGACTATACCTATTTCACTGGCAAGGGAGAATTCCGGCAGGCAGTGAAAATCCTGAAGAATAATCCAAAAATTGAAGCCAGTTATGTGTACCAGGTTTGCTCGGATATTGATGGTAAGTGTATCCCGTTTGAAGATGAATATAGCTTTACTAATATCAAATTTGTGGCAGATGCCGGATCAACCTCTTCAGATGGTAGCCAGCTTTCAAATGCCTCAACTGAAAACACAGAAACTGTAAATGGTTCAGCTGATACAAAAAGCCCTAATGTGGGTGATGAGGGAACAGATAAAGTAGCAGAAACGCCAAAGGCAGAGGAAGTAAAACCGGCACCAGCCATTACTAGTTCACGAGTAACCATGCCGGCAGATAATGATCCTTATTCTCTGGCAACTTTTATGGTATTTGCTTTTCTGGCAGGTCTGGCTGCGTTGCTTACCCCTTGCGTTTTTCCCATGATCCCTATGACCGTTACATTTTTTACCAATCATAGCGGAACCCGTAAACAGGGAATTACAAAGGCTCTTATTTATGGCTTGTCTATTATTGTATTATATGTCTTGATTGGTACACTGGTTTCGCTGATCAACGGACCAGCTTTCGCCAATTTTGTGAGCACACACTGGCTACCCAACGTTTTCTTCTTCCTGATATTTATAGTTTTTGCCTTATCATTCCTGGGTCTGTTCGATTTAACATTACCAGGTTCCGTAATCACCAAAGTGGATGCACAAGCTGATAAGGGTGGATTGATAGGTGTGTTTTTTATGGCTTTCACCATTGTGCTGGTTTCTTTTTCATGCACAGGCCCTCTGGTAGGTAGTATCCTGGTAGAATCTGCTGGCGGCATGGTGGTTAAACCTGTGGCAGGTATGTTCGCATTTTCCCTGGCTTTTGCCTTGCCCTTCAGTTTGTTTGCTATTTTTCCACAGTGGCTGAGTAGTTTGCCTAAATCCGGTGGCTGGCTTAATTCAGTGAAAGTAGTACTGGGATTTCTGGAACTGGCTTTAGCTCTTAAATTCCTAAGCATTGCTGACCAGGTATATCACTGGGGTATTCTGGATCGTGAGGTTTTCCTGGCGTTCTGGATTGTGATATTTTCCCTGATTGGTTTTTACCTGCTGGGGAAAATCCGCATGCCCCATGACTCTGAAGTGAAAACAGTAAGTGTGCCCAGAGCCATCTTAGCTATTCTCACCTTTACATTTGTAGTATACCTGATTCCAGGTATGTATGGCGCTCCATTAAAAGCGCTTGCCGGATACCTGCCTCCTCAAACGACACAAGACTTTGACCTGAATACACCCTCCAGAGGCTTGCTGGCAAGCAATACCAATGCGCTGACTGAAAAGCCTAAGTATGATGATACATTCAAACTGCCGCATGGCTTACAGGGCTTTTTCGATTACAAGCAGGGGCTTGCTTATGCTCAAAAAGTGAATAAACCTGTTTTTATTGATTTTACCGGCCATGGATGTGCTAATTGCCGGGAAATGGAAGCCAGAGTTTGGTCGGACCCAAGTGTGTTAAGCCGCCTGTCCAATGAATATGTGGTGATTGCTTTGTATGTAGATGATAAGTCAGAATTGCCAGAGTCAGAGTGGTATACCTCTACGTATGACAACAAAGTAAAAAAGACCATTGGTGCCCAGAATGCCGATCTCCAGATTACTAAGTTTAATAATAATGCCCAGCCTTTTTATACATTACTGAATCACGATGGAGAGTTACTGGTGCCAGCTACCGCCTACGATTTAAATGCAAAAAACTTCATTGCATTTCTTGATAGTGGCATCGAACAATTTAAAAGTGGAAGTACGATGCCTGTATCGAATCCTATTACTTCAAGGGTACCCTAA